A DNA window from Zingiber officinale cultivar Zhangliang chromosome 3A, Zo_v1.1, whole genome shotgun sequence contains the following coding sequences:
- the LOC122051152 gene encoding G-type lectin S-receptor-like serine/threonine-protein kinase At1g61400, translating to MVTILLWSKAWRLPVFVASPDKRTTSNASALSNMTLEECQSLCWTNCSCVAFSMIRDMCLSWPADLMDIRVFAQGGNELYVRLAASELDSIRSSGKQKSLVIKVSVPMLSFLLLLCVGSFLWLERRSKLVKPDIVDPSTPKETELDLPLYSMVSIRAATNEFSRDNIVGMGGFGFIYKGKLADGQEVAVKRLSKASEQVQMSSRLRFRSLPNYNTEILSVYWVTASRMRKES from the exons ATG GTTACCATTCTATTATGGAGCAAAGCTTGGCGCCTTCCTGTATTTGTGGCATCCCCGGACAAAA GAACCACTAGCAACGCCAGTGCATTGAGCAACATGACCCTGGAAGAGTGCCAAAGTTTGTGTTGGACGAACTGTTCTTGCGTGGCATTTTCTATGATCAGAGACATGTGCCTATCTTGGCCTGCTGACCTGATGGATATTAGGGTTTTTGCACAAGGCGGCAATGAACTATACGTTCGGCTTGCAGCTTCTGAATTAG ATTCAATAAGGAGTTCAGGAAAGCAGAAATCATTAGTGATAAAAGTTTCTGTTCCAATGCTGAGCTTTCTATTGTTACTATGTGTTGGTTCATTTTTATGGTTGGAGCGAAGAAGCAAGCTCG TTAAACCAGACATAGTAGACCCCTCCACTCCTAAAGAAACAGAGCTCGACTTGCCGTTATATAGTATGGTTTCGATAAGAGCTGCCACAAATGAATTTTCAAGAGACAATATAGTTGGAATGGGTGGATTTGGCTTTATTTACAAG GGTAAATTAGCAGATGGACAAGAGGTTGCTGTGAAAAGATTGTCCAAAGCTTCTGAACAAGTACAGATGAGTTCAAGACTGAGGTTTCGATCATTGCCAAACTACAACACCGAAATCTTGTCTGTCTACTGGGTTACTGCATCGAGGATGAGGAAAGAATCCTGA